DNA from Triplophysa dalaica isolate WHDGS20190420 chromosome 9, ASM1584641v1, whole genome shotgun sequence:
CCGTAATACGTCCGTACAATCTTTTTGTGTTTCCACATGATCAGACTTTACTGACAACAGTTGGGTTGTTTCTTCTTGGAAGCTGCATGTAAGTTGTTAAGGTTACTGTTGATTTCTGTggagaaagaaatgtatagattgACTATGAATGAACATTGAtcaaatatatgaagagtttggttccaaacatttttttttcaaaacacatgtttttttattgtgcagtccatttaatatcaatcaaactgcagttttttttattctaagccataataactaaaagaaatagagctaactaacacaataaaaacatgataatataataaaaacaggatttttgatttcattttgaaacaaactTATAATAAGTATGATTCCCCTCAGCATGTTGTGGACAAAAAATGttcatcaaaatgtaataagcCTCTTGGTTAATGAAACTAAATGTAACCACATCACTCAGGAATggttaataataaatacaactaGCCAATAATATCATATCCATCATTTTACATTCCAGTGTTGTGAATCATTACTTACTAACAACTTCCCCAATACGTCTGGATCCGCTTTTCTCCAGTTCTGCCATTACATTTGCCTCAAATGTTAAAGATGCAACTCGGAAGAAAAACTCTCTGACATTCTCACCTACagttacaaaaaacaataatgtaaaagtaattgtatttttaaatactcaCATTCTTATATGAGACTTCAAAACCACAATGTACACAAAAAAAGGAGCATTGCAAATAAGCAACAGACACTTATatgtacagtaatataattacaatattgttaaaaaaagcagtggttctcaaactttttgttgTAAGGACCCCTTTGTGGCCCCCCTCTAATAAAGACTTTTAATCTTAAACCCAATTTTaattaaagcaaaaatgtattcagttatacaacgcttgaacataaattattttggttggttattttactgatgtttgattgcataataTATAtgattcttaaaaaataatgacatacacgaaAAATTTCAGTCAGcctttagaccgcatcatagcactgaaactgcactCGTTAAAATTACACGCGACCTGCTTATAGCTTCTGATAAAGGTAACATAGTCCGGCTTGACCTTAGAGCTGTGTTTGATACTaagaccataaaatacttttagattgtttacacaattttaCCGGTATTCAAAGATAGGCACttcaatggttcagatcttacctatcagacagatatcaatttgTCCATTTATCGTCATATCTAACACAAGTTAGACAAATACAGTTGAAGACCTAGGCATTATATTAGACAgaaacctgtcatttaaaaatcacatctcaaatgtcacaaaaaacaCCTTCTTCCACTTAAGAAATGTTGACAAATAAGggaaatatttttatgtgttgctgacgcagaaaagttTATTCATGCATTGTAACCttaagacttgactattgtaatgctctacttagtggttttCCTGCATCATCTTCCGTTCTGCCGCGAAGCAGTGTAGCATTACTTCCGGCAACGCCTCAGGATGGACTTCACCAAGTCCCTtgcacagctgccacaaatacGGCTAGATGATGCACATCATCTTGCAGAAAATGTTTCGATTACAAAACGATcaaaacataaagaaaaaaaaaatagttgaaCAGCACCTGTTTATTAAGAAggtaagttttttttgtgtgttagcgaaggtgctaggataagtacttgaatacGTGTTATGTCAGTTATTTAAATTCCAGCGCGACGGGAAGAAGTTCTTTCTCTTCTCCTTGTTTGTTGGAAGACGGATGTAATGAATcactgctttgcgaaaaggCGGAAGTTAAGTTAAGTGATTGTGAAAAGGGCTTactgctttggaacctgatgttccgaatatggtaagatgcGTTACATTTGCGttacacgcttgcagtattcgaccaatcactatgcactggtttactggccaatcatacCACACCTCGCCTTTCAGAGCTAtgagctttgaaaaaaatctgcgcgtttcagaatGCCGGGGAAacgaggagatacaaacatgcaaggtaTATGCAAAATACAGTGtcttttaaccttaaattgtgtatacacgtcacattacatctaaacaaacaataatatttgttttagccgtgtcatttgacccctttaaacgcTTTAGACCCTACCAAcataacagagcttctatcacattacaacccatcacgctctctaagatctcaaaaacgtttgataacacctagaataactaaatccaccaaagggagTCAAGCTTTCTCAttcgtagcacctaaactctggaatagccttcctgatactactCGAGGGTCAGATACACTCTCCcattttaaatctagattaaagactgatttccataacaaaaattgccaaaacattaaacaaactgGATACCGAAtgattttaaaacgttttcaaaagCATGAAACACCTATAAGGAaagttcttataacaaacttttgttcgCTGGGTATATGTTTTCTGTGCTGTTAAAAGCTGCATTACTTGTTAAATCGTCGTGGCTTCTTGCATCATCTTGTTAGGTCACAGTGTTAGAAGGGAAGGAATTAATttgttattattcttatttaCGGAGTTACATGTCTTTCCTCtaatgtctctgtgttttgaCCAAGATAAACTCATCTCAGAACATTTTGTGTCTGATCTTTTTTAGGTAAATTCTACCTTCtctgaataatatttaaattttaattattctttttgattatttgttattcattttaaatgaaatagaCCTTATaacctaaagtaaaaaaattgtcactATTTGCATTTACTCAATGATATTGTGTatcttttaagcaataaaattgattgaaatctattcatttctaataagttgtctttaatttaaaaaaaactgcttgTAATCTGTTGCCAtaattttattgagtagatataaggtattactttttacagtgtagggaGAGATTCCGCCAGGCCCAGATGAACTTCATGTACCCACCCCCAACGAGAGTTTAGACCAGCTACATCTGAAAATCTTGTGGCATTCTCTTGCGAGGGCCTGCGGGCTGAGTGagcatcccagctccatctctggcaattccatcaccacccaagagaaaacCGACTATCTGACCAACCCAGCTCAGACAATTTCTTCCCCAACCAAGATCAAAGGCGGACTACGTGTCACAGTAATGCAAAATtaacaatacttggtatttagtGCTAAACTAAcgtcacatgacagcagtttgaagttgtGACTTTGATTGGAGGTTACTTGGTGGGTGTTTGTGAGGCGTGGGGGCTTGTTGGTTGtggtttttatttgttgtggctgtgtgggtctggtttggtcttgctttgtggtcgatgtcggacaacagaggaagaAAGCTGCATTATGCAATTACtatttttccctggttgttcctctgttgtctGGTGACGATCGcagagtgggaccgggttggaccTGCACGGTTTCGGCAGCTGGGGCTTCCTGGGTCACGGGGGGTGGGTTCTACCAGTTCTTCATGGACATTTGCttggtggcttttggtcggggtcactgagtgcagctatgacacatcagaggagatctggccctcccggctgagcctggtttcttccctagttatttttttctccatttattcatcattttagTTTATGTTCCTTGCCACAGTAGGGCAGTGTttgcttgctcaccgggagactgcatctatccatttatttattagatattatttattcaaatgatcTTGCTTGGTCTATAAACACTATGCACTGTGCTATGTactacctttctgtgtttttctgtttttcttatttgctcctgtaaagctgctttggaacaattcaCATtctaaaaagcgctatataaattaattgaattgaatgataAATTCAGATAATTCACAAAATACCACAAAATCTGTGGACCCCTTGGATCCATCTTCCCTGGATCCATCTAGGGgccccccagtttgagaaccactgcaataaataatacagtataaagATCACCCGTCCCTTATTTTATAAAGTACTCACCAGTTAAAGCAGATAGAGCCCAGTACTCTGCTTTCATCTCATCCGCCAGTTTGATGGCATCCTGCTCAATTAGAGAATACTGTGCAGGAGACTGAGGAGAGacagatatatttttatcaatatttttaaaatattttttttattgacaataACAATGCCACTCACGCTCAGATCTTTCTTCGTGCCAACCAGGAAAAGTAATACACTGGTAGGGTCGTTCTCTTTCATTGCATCCTCTAACCATTGCCTGCAGGACAGAATGGTGTTTTAACCACAGACTACCATATAATTCTTAATCCAGAGGATGATGGAAGCGATGATGTCACTTACCTTGTGTGATCCAGTGAAGCAACATCAGTCAAATCAAACACAATGATTACAGCTGTAAACACAAAGCGACAAAATATATGGGCTTCATCAAAAGTGAAGgcacaaatatttaatttgctttttttgtaactaatttttttattaactagATTAAGTGGTCATGttcccgtgacccgaggtagttcggataagcggtagaaaatggaatggaatggaaagttgtcatgttatttttattaaagctttgttaaaatactatttaatatcaggttattttatattttagtcaATATTATTTGTTACCCTGAGCTCCTCTGTAGTATGTAGAAGCGATGCATTTAAACCTTTCCTGACCTGCAGTGTCCCACCTgaagaatgaaaacaaacattatttaaaaataactatgGAAATCACTAGTGTGCTAAGAGacgtaaaataaagtgtgggTCATACTCACAACTGTAGACTGAAAGGAACCCCAAGAACTTCAAACCTTTCCATCTCAAAGTCCACACCGATGGTAGCCTTGTAGTTCTTGTCAAATGCGTCTTTGCAAAACCTAAGTTGAAGATGAGCATGAAATAAGTGTGTGCTTTTcctcaaaagttttttttccaaaatattaaacattaatctGTAAGTATTTAACTCAGCAAATTTGCTCACCTATTAATCAAACAGGTTTTCCCGACAGCCAGATCACCAACTACGATGACTTTGGAGATTTTAAACCTGCTGGTCAAACAAGTGAAGGAGCGACAGATAAAGCAATGAAGCACATCCCACATTAAGGTCACTTATGGTCACTTTCTGTTAAAGTGCCCTGACAAATGCATTAGTGTTAATATGAAATGATTATTTATCTCACCCCACTGTTCCTGTCCTCTGTTGTTGACAAGCTGTCTTAACCTTGCTGTGGAATTCATTTTCTGTGTGCAAAGCGGCACTTTTGTTGAAACACTGTAACAGGAGTGAACATCTAAATTCATGACCTCAGGGAGGAGTCAACGTGAGCATTAAACTGAGAGGAAATGGTCCAGTGGAGAACTATGGATCATTAACGTATGAATGCATTATATGTAAAGCACGTACTTTAGGAAGCTGGCCGATGATGCGGTCTTTTCTCACAGGGGGGAGCACGCTCATGGTGgtctttctgcagaagaaacagaGTGTGAAATGAATCACAACTTGAAGTTTTGTAAGACACCGAAACCCAGAACGGGAAAAAATTGTAATATCTGTAGTTCAGACATTCAGATGGCTCTGTGGGTAAAGGGTACATATATAGTGCATAAAACTTTCATGTGCAGATGTGATTTGAATacgaataaaacaaaacatgagtGAAAAGGTTCATATTTAACTCAAAGTGGACTCGGCCACCGCTTGGATGACGTGTCGataatctgtattttgttaATCCTCAGTAAATCTGAGAACAAAGGAACTCTGCTAATTCGAgacttttaatttgtattactgTAGACTTTTTTCATCTTGCCGGTGCGTCATTTGTACCTAAACCGCAACACactttttaaacttataagtATTGAGTTTTTGTGATAGTGTATGATGTATATAAACAATTCAAACGTTAATTTTGAACACCATAAACAAAACCTTCAAACCATTCTTCCTAGTACGCAATCCGTTGCCTACTACTTAGTAACATTGTTATTAAAGCGGTAACACTGTTGCTATAAACAAACGTGTACTTACCTCTGGAAGGGAAGCTGTTCGTTTGATCGTAAAGCGATGATTTTCTGAGACACTGCTGTTAAATCGCTTTATCTgtacataaaagaaaataaatcgtaaaaaaacaaacaaacgacTTTGTCAGCATTCGTCCATCGCGTGCAGCTCCCAAATTTCTGAAGAAGACTGCAGGACACTCCGACCCACGGAAGCAAAGGGTACTGCATGTAGTTGGATTTCTCCAGAAATCCCGGTTTCTTCATTCCAAATTTGGGAAAGATGGATGACGCGTGAACCCGACAGCCCCCTATAGCGTTATCATGACATTTACATGATCATTGCGctcaaaaacattcatttattagaTTCATTCAAATCCATGTGTTGAGCTGTAAATATAAgggcaaaataaatatattttatacagtttatatagaaaaatttaaaacaaaataaatgaaaaaaagcgTTTTCTTACTAGGCTTGTGTGTAAAACTGTTGTTGTTTCTTATTAGCCATAAGAGGTTGACGGAACGTTTTTTAATTGGGTGCAAAaagtaaacaacaataaaaaatttatgataaaaacaaaaccggttttatgggtcaattgtcttcgaaattgagatttttacataatctgaaagctgaataaataagatttctattgatgtatgagttgttagaataggacaatatctggctgagataaaTATTTGGAATCTGAGagtttaaaaaatctaaatattgagaaaattgactttgaagttgttattcagagggactgtggcaggccatccactcacaaaaaaaagtttttatatatttaaggtaggaaatttacacaatatcttaatggaacaagATCTTTATGTAATATCCTAATAATTTGGGGCATAAAAGataaatcgatcattttgacccgtACAATGTATATTtgactttaactaaaaatgttcttgtgatacttaagactggttttgtgatccaggttCACAAATAGAGATCCTGTCATTGCATTCAAAATGTAGTAAAATTGAATCTGCTCCACTTCTCCAAATCTGACTCAAAATTGAATCAATGTTCAATAGAAATGCTTGTTATTCAGCTTTTAAACAGCACATTACGcgttatatttttgtgtattttaaaacgCACATGTGTACTTAAACATGGACATtctgtaaaatgtatatactcATGAATTCCAAAGTGAACGGATGCTTAACACATCtaaaccactagatggcactacAGACCAAGAGAAAACTGCAATCCGTCCAACATGATCAAAAGAAGAGCGTCACAATTCCTGTAAATTTTACACTAATGTTCTGTATTAATGCATTACCTTATTTGCATTAGGCATATCAAACTAAcaatgaaaagctttttttaatttctcaTGCATCTTTCTTTATTGTCACGATGAAGACCTATAAAGTAATGGATAGGAGTTGGTGTTTTAAATCCTGTACTATGAAGAATGGGTTGaaggttttgtttctttttgg
Protein-coding regions in this window:
- the rab34a gene encoding ras-related protein Rab-34a isoform X1; translation: MSVLPPVRKDRIIGQLPKCFNKSAALHTENEFHSKVKTACQQQRTGTVGRFKISKVIVVGDLAVGKTCLINRFCKDAFDKNYKATIGVDFEMERFEVLGVPFSLQLWDTAGQERFKCIASTYYRGAQAVIIVFDLTDVASLDHTRQWLEDAMKENDPTSVLLFLVGTKKDLSSPAQYSLIEQDAIKLADEMKAEYWALSALTGENVREFFFRVASLTFEANVMAELEKSGSRRIGEVVKINSNLNNLHAASKKKQPNCCQ
- the rab34a gene encoding ras-related protein Rab-34a isoform X2, with amino-acid sequence MSVLPPVRKDRIIGQLPKCFNKSAALHTENEFHSKVKTACQQQRTGTVGFKISKVIVVGDLAVGKTCLINRFCKDAFDKNYKATIGVDFEMERFEVLGVPFSLQLWDTAGQERFKCIASTYYRGAQAVIIVFDLTDVASLDHTRQWLEDAMKENDPTSVLLFLVGTKKDLSSPAQYSLIEQDAIKLADEMKAEYWALSALTGENVREFFFRVASLTFEANVMAELEKSGSRRIGEVVKINSNLNNLHAASKKKQPNCCQ